The genomic region CTGGGGTGGGGCACTGGTTGGGAAACCAAAACGTTCGGCTCGCGCCTGGCGCGCGATGAACGCTTTATGGAGCAGATCATCAGCAAATACAGGCTTGCCCGTGGCAAGCGCCAGCATGGCGACCCCTTCCCCAAAAGCCGCCGGGTGGCGGTGCACATTGACCGCGACCCCTCGGGGCGTGTACACGAAGAAGCCCGCGCACCGCTAGGGTGGTGTGTGGTGACACTCTTGCCCAAAGAAGACTGAACCAATGCAATGCAAGGAGAGAAGCCTATGCCGCGTGTGTTGGTCTGTACGGTTGGCGGCTCATGCCAGCCCATTGTCGCCGCCATTCGCGACTATATGCCCGACTTTGTCTATTTCATCGCCTCGGCGCAGAGCCGTGCCACCGTGGACGGCGAGGGGCGCCCTTGCAGGCAATACAACGGCGAGGATTTGCCCGCTATCGTCAAGCAGGCAGGGCTCTCGCCGGAGCAGTACGCAATCCTTGAACTCACCGACCCCGATTCGCTCAGTACATGCTATGCTGAAATGAGCCAGGCGCTCGCCGATGTGGCGACCCGTTTCCCGGACGCGGAGCATATTGTGGATTACACCGGCGGCACCAAAACCATGTCCGTTTCGCTGGTGTTGGCGGCGCTCGACGGCAATTGGAAGGTTTCGCTTGTCAAGGGCGCACGTACCGACCTGGTGCGCGTGGCTGACGGTACCGAAATCGCCGGGCTGGTGAACATCGGCGAAGTGCGCGCCCGCCGCCGCTTGCAAGAGGTGCGTGCGCTCTTCAACACCTACGAGTACCGCGCCGCCGAAAATCTCATTCGGGCGTTGTTGCAAAGCGCCCCGCTCTCTGTGCCTCTGCAACAACTCCTGCGCGACTGGATTGCCTTGTGCCGCGGTTTCGACGCGTGGGACCGCTTCGACCATGCCCGCGCGGAAGAACTGTTGCGCCCCCACGCCAAAACGCTGGGTCCTGTCTGGCGCTTTTTGCTGGCGTTGCAGGGCAAGGGCAAGCATTCGGAGTATGAACCGGTCTTCGACCTGCTGCGCAACGCGGAACGCCGCGCCGAGAGTGGGCGCTACGATGACGCCGTGGCGCGGCTCTACCGTGCGGTGGAAATGCTGGCGCAAATTCGCCTGCGCCGCGAATATGGGCAGGAAACGGGCGATATTGACGTGGCGCGCTTGCCTGAGACTCTGCGCGCCAAATACGAGGCGCTGCGTGATGAGGACGGCAAGGTGCGCCTGGCGCTCATGCGGGCGTATGACCTTCTGCACGATTTGGACGACCCGCTTGGGCGGGCGTTCGCCCAGCAGAAGAAGGAAATTTTGAACGCGCTCAAACGTCGCAATGCCTCTATTCTGGCGCACGGCACCGAACCGCTTTCCGAAAGAAAATGGCGTAAGGTGCGCGAAGTGTTGCAGGGTTTCATTGAAGAGACCTGCGAGGCGATGAAAGTGCATGTTGACGCGCCCCAATTCCCGCACTTGAATGAGCAAAACGAACTCGACATCTAAAGAGGGGAAGCGCATGCCGATTGCCATTACGCTCATGCTGGAAAGTGAAACCGAAGCAGTGCTCCCCCGCGACCTGGGGCGTGCCAATTACGCCCGGCGCTGCGCGCCATTGCGCGTATTGATGAGAATCTGGCGGCGCAGATTCACGACGGCGACGGTCCCAAGCCGATTACCTGCTCGCTCTTGTGGGGCGCACGCCGCACGCGCGAAGGAATGCCGGTGCGCCCCGGCGAAACCTATTTCGTGCGCATCACCGGGCTGACACCCGAGGTTGAAGAAGCGCTCGACCTTGCCCTGCTGCACAACCCGCCCAAAACGTGGGAACTCGACCGCCACACGTTCCGCGTTGTGCGCACCACAGACACCCCCGAAGAAGACCCGACGGGCTGGGCGGGGCGTCAGTCATACGCGGAAATGGTGCAAACGTATCTGCAAGGGCGCTCGGCGTTGCGCAAACGCATCACGCTAGAATTTGCCAGCCCGACCGCGTTTCGCTCGCAGGAAAAGCAGATTACCTTGCCCCTGCCCGGTCTGGTGTTCGGCAGTCTGGTGGAGCGGTGGAATGCGTTTGCGCCGATCGCGCTGAGCGCCGACATGCGCCGCTTCGCCGAAGAATGTATCGCCGTGAGTCGCTACCGCTTGCAAAGCCGCCCGGTGGACCAGAAGAACAAGGCGCTGCGTATCGGCGCTATTGGAGAAGCGACCTACATTGCCCTGCGTTACGACGTGTATTGGGTGAGCGTCTTCAATCTGCTGGCGGATTTCGCCCGTTTCGGGGGCGTTGGTGTACAGACGACAACCGGCATGGGGCAGGTTCGTACGCGCTGAGCATCTACCGCCATGAAACACCCGCTCTACTTGCTCGAACAAGGCACACGCTTGAAGCGTGAGGGGCGCCGCCTGCTGGTTGTGCGCGATGATGAGGTGCTCGCCCGCGTCTCGGTTTTGCAGGTGAGCCAGGTTATTGTGTTCGGCAATGTGGATATCACCACACCGGCGCTCAAATTGCTGCTGGATGAAGGGATCGAGGTTGTATTGCTGAGCCGGCGCGGGCGCTTCTATGGTCGCCTGGTGGGGGCGGAAAGCGGCAACGGTTTGTTGCGCGTAGCGCAGGTCACGCGGAGCCGCGATGAACGCTTTGCGCTGGAAGTGGCGCGGCGGCTGGTGCAAGCCAAAATTCACCACATGCGGCGGCTCTTGCAACGCCACGGCTATCGTCGCCCGGCGATTCAAGCGGAGATTCAGAACGCCGTACAGGCGTTGGGGCAAGCGCACGAGCAGGCGGCGCGCTGTCGCACGCTCAACAGCCTGCTGGGCGTGGAAGGAAGCGCCACCGGGCATTATTTTCGCGCCTTTCGCTTGCTCTTGAACGAGGGGTGGGTTTTTGAAGGGCGACGCCGACGCCCGCCCACCGACCCCGTGAATGTGTTGCTCAGTTTTGGCTACACCATTCTCCAGCAGAACGTTCTGGGGGCGGTGCTCACCGCCGGGCTGGACCCCTACGTCGGGTTTTTGCATCAAATGGCGTATAACCGCCCCAGCCTGGCGCTCGATCTCATGGAGCCGTTTCGCCCGCTGGTTGTGGATTCGGTAGTTCTGCGTTGCATCAACAACGAGGTGGTACGGCTGGACGACTTCACCACGAGTGACGACCCCGTCCGTCCGGTTGTACTGGGAGATGAGGGCAAGCGGCGCTACATTCGGGAACTGGAACACCGCTTGACGCAAGCGTTCAAGCATCCCGGAACCGGCGAGCAGGTGACGTATCGGCGGCTTTTTCTGCTCGAAGCCTACGCACTGGCGCGTGTCTTGACGGATGAAGATGAAAACGCCATGTTTCAGCCGTTTCGCGTCTAGCAGTGGAGCAAGACCATGTTTGTTGTTGTCAGTTACGACATCCCGGACGACCGGCGGCGGCTCAAAATTGCGCAAACCTTGTTGGATTATGGGGGCGAGCGCGTGCAATACTCGGTCTTTGAAATGCACATCACCGCCCGCCATTTGGAGCGCCTGCAACGCGAACTCTCCGCCATCATTGACCCCGGCGAGGATAGCGTGCGGTTCTATCGGCTGTGCGGCGCTTGCCAGGGCACAATTCTCTACCTGGGCGTCGCCCGCCCCACAGACGGACCGGGGCTTTTGATTATTTAGCAACGCAATTAGCCAGGCAAATAGTTGAACGCGACCAAATTCTGTCAGACCCCCCTGAAACGGGGCGATTTTTGGGGCGATTTTGAGGGGGTCTGAAAACGTTCAACTTCCTGGAAAAAGGAGCGGTATTTGGCATGGTTTTGGGGGTTGACAAACGCGCCATTTTCTTGTATGCTGTGCCACAGATGAAGCGGATGAGCGGGCGACGCCCATAGCACATCCGTACAGTCTGAAAAGCCCTAATCCCCGCAAGGGGATTGAAACGGACGTAAACTTTGATTCCACCCTCCTCGACGGCTTTCATGGTCTGAAAAGCCCTAATCCCCGCAAGGGGATTGAAACAGAGCACAATTACGCAATGTGTGCTTGCGGGCGATACGTCTGAAAAGCCCTAATCCCCGCAAGGGGATTGAAACTCTTGCATCTCTTTTACCATACTCACAACGTCCGAACGTCTGAAAAGCCCTAATCCCCGCAAGGGGATTGAAACAAAGCACGGGATAACTCCGCCAATCACAGCACACATAGAGTCTGAAAAGCCCTAATCCCCGCAAGGGGATTGAAACGGCAATGTATAATGCTTATGGCTGGCAACGCCGCAACGTCTGAAAAGCCCTAATCCCCGCAAGGGGATTGAAACTCTATTGTTTTCTATAATCCCCCGACTAAGACTATATAAAGTCTGAAAAGCCCTAATCCCCGCAAGGGGATTGAAACATATTTTCTGAATCTGAATTCATTTCACTTGTGATGTCGTCTGAAAAGCCCTAATCCCCGCAAGGGGATTGAAACGTCAAGGAACTTTTCCCAATTAGTGGCGACTTCTTCATGTCTGAAAAGCCCTAATCCCCGCAAGGGGATTGAAACACTTTGGCCCGCGCTGGTATCGTGCGGATGGAAGCATCGTCTGAAAAGCCCTAATCCCCGCAAGGGGATTGAAACTAATACTTATTAGAGACCTTCCAACCCGCTTCTTCATAGGTCTGAAAAGCCCTAATCCCCGCAAGGGGATTGAAACCAAATCACCTCGTGAAGTTCACCTTCGTGTGTTTCCACCGTCTGAAAAGCCCTAATCCCCGCAAGGGGATTGACGCTCACAGCGAGGTGTCCATTGACGCCTCGCTCTTTCTTTTGCCCCTTGCTTGACCGTTTGGCATCTCCGCAATTTTTCGTATTCTCTGCGCCGCACGCATCAACAATCTTGGGCACACAACGAACGGCACGCTATGGCATCTCATCCACCCGACCAGAGCATGGGCAAAACGGCAATTCGCGGCTCCATCTACAGCATCGCCGCATCCGCCGTCACCATCCTGCTGGGCTTCGCGCGTGCCGTTTTGCTCGCCCGCTTGCTCTTGCCCGAGCACTTTGGCGTCGCCACACTGGCGCTCTTTTTCCTCAACCTGAGCACAACCCTCACCGCCTTGGGGCTTGATAGCGCCATCATCCACCGCCAGGACGCCGACGACGCCTGGCTTGACACCTACTTCACCCTGCGCCTGCTCGCCAACCTCATCCCGTTGGGCGCGCTCGCCCTGCTGACGCCGCTCATCGCCCGCGCTTATCCCGCCATGCCTGCGCTCGCCCCCGTGTTGTGGGCATTCATCGCCATCGAAGCCATTCGCTCCATCAACGCATCCCAGGAAACCCTGCTCAACCGGGCGCTCGCCTTTCGGGCGCTCGCCTTGCTTGACATAAGCGCATCTATCGCCATGACCATCTGCGCCCCGCTCGCAGCCTGGTGGGGCGCGGGCATCTGGGCGCTTGTTGTTGAACGCGCCGCCGGGCACGCCGTCCGCACCGTTGGCGTCTGGTGGCT from Ardenticatena maritima harbors:
- a CDS encoding TIGR02710 family CRISPR-associated CARF protein; this encodes MPRVLVCTVGGSCQPIVAAIRDYMPDFVYFIASAQSRATVDGEGRPCRQYNGEDLPAIVKQAGLSPEQYAILELTDPDSLSTCYAEMSQALADVATRFPDAEHIVDYTGGTKTMSVSLVLAALDGNWKVSLVKGARTDLVRVADGTEIAGLVNIGEVRARRRLQEVRALFNTYEYRAAENLIRALLQSAPLSVPLQQLLRDWIALCRGFDAWDRFDHARAEELLRPHAKTLGPVWRFLLALQGKGKHSEYEPVFDLLRNAERRAESGRYDDAVARLYRAVEMLAQIRLRREYGQETGDIDVARLPETLRAKYEALRDEDGKVRLALMRAYDLLHDLDDPLGRAFAQQKKEILNALKRRNASILAHGTEPLSERKWRKVREVLQGFIEETCEAMKVHVDAPQFPHLNEQNELDI
- the cas6 gene encoding CRISPR-associated endoribonuclease Cas6, with amino-acid sequence MHDGDGPKPITCSLLWGARRTREGMPVRPGETYFVRITGLTPEVEEALDLALLHNPPKTWELDRHTFRVVRTTDTPEEDPTGWAGRQSYAEMVQTYLQGRSALRKRITLEFASPTAFRSQEKQITLPLPGLVFGSLVERWNAFAPIALSADMRRFAEECIAVSRYRLQSRPVDQKNKALRIGAIGEATYIALRYDVYWVSVFNLLADFARFGGVGVQTTTGMGQVRTR
- the cas1 gene encoding CRISPR-associated endonuclease Cas1; the protein is MKHPLYLLEQGTRLKREGRRLLVVRDDEVLARVSVLQVSQVIVFGNVDITTPALKLLLDEGIEVVLLSRRGRFYGRLVGAESGNGLLRVAQVTRSRDERFALEVARRLVQAKIHHMRRLLQRHGYRRPAIQAEIQNAVQALGQAHEQAARCRTLNSLLGVEGSATGHYFRAFRLLLNEGWVFEGRRRRPPTDPVNVLLSFGYTILQQNVLGAVLTAGLDPYVGFLHQMAYNRPSLALDLMEPFRPLVVDSVVLRCINNEVVRLDDFTTSDDPVRPVVLGDEGKRRYIRELEHRLTQAFKHPGTGEQVTYRRLFLLEAYALARVLTDEDENAMFQPFRV
- the cas2 gene encoding CRISPR-associated endonuclease Cas2 encodes the protein MFVVVSYDIPDDRRRLKIAQTLLDYGGERVQYSVFEMHITARHLERLQRELSAIIDPGEDSVRFYRLCGACQGTILYLGVARPTDGPGLLII